The Tachyglossus aculeatus isolate mTacAcu1 chromosome 22, mTacAcu1.pri, whole genome shotgun sequence genome window below encodes:
- the TCN1 gene encoding transcobalamin-1: MGRLHHLALIGLLLLCLSRGQFCKTCAINEEQRPLVTSLLKTMIHSNDSSATPNPYVLLALRLARDHSRTTEKTLLAQLIENAKDNGMSMTSGKLALHVLALEAACQDPREVFSSDSNLINLLEKKFQEELTNIMTTGNPLTNFFQLSLDVLALCLLKGDYSSSKVANLFSPGWEKYTFGSQFSVDTGAVAVLAQICVQRSEKDEKIEENIRQLVKKILESEDKYGTIGNVYSTGLAMQALFVSGDYYENKDWDCNLSLKKMLNEIPLGTFEQRTAAAQLIPALEGKTYLDVTRGHCDSDSDNLTLSSPSPSAPASPSTIKVTYKVTDDVNNSFADSIVVSVPKRSYFLKVMEAAQEQDKTRFGFTLKSSYWGPYVNSVRGLQGNGEQRVYWKLWSGNKPLDLGVMNYRVSDGEILEVRFSRF; the protein is encoded by the exons ATGGGAAGACTCCATCATCTGGCCCTGATAGGGCTCCTGCTGCTTTGTCTCAGCCGTGGGCAGTTCTGCAAGACCTGTG CCATCAATGAGGAACAACGTCCCCTGGTGACATCTCTGCTGAAAACAATGATCCATTCTAATGACAGCAGCGCAACCCCTAATCCCTATGTCCTGCTGGCTCTGAGACTGGCTCGGGACCACAGCCGGACCACAGAGAAGACCCTGTTGGCCCAGCTCATAGAAAATGCCAAAGACAATG GGATGTCAATGACCTCCGGAAAACTGGCCCTGCATGTCCTGGCTCTAGAAGCCGCCTGCCAAGACCCCAGGGAGGTCTTCTCATCCGACTCGAACCTGATTAATCTCTTGGAAAAGAAGTTCCAAGAGGAACTGACTAACATAA TGACAACAGGCAATCCCCTGACTAACTTTTTCCAGCTCAGCTTGGATGTCTTGGCCCTGTGCCTGCTGAAGGGAGATTATTCGAGCTCTAAGGTTGCCAACCTCTTCTCTCCCGGTTGGGAAAAGTACACTTTCGGCAGCCAGTTCTCTGTGG ACACTGGGGCCGTGGCAGTCCTGGCTCAGATCTGTGTGCAGAGGAGCGAGAAGGATGAGAAGATTGAGGAAAACATTAGGCAGCTTGTGAAGAAGATCCTGGAATCGGAAGACAAATATGGCACCATTGGGAATGTCTACAGCACCGGATTGGCTATGCAG GCCCTGTTTGTAAGTGGAGACTATTATGAGAATAAAGACTGGGACTGTAACCTGTCCCTGAAGAAGATGCTAAATGAGATTCCCTTGGGAACATTCGAACAGCGCACGGCTGCAGCCCAACTCATCCCAGCTCTGGAGGGCAAGACCTATCTGGATGTGACCAGGGGACACTGCGACTCGGATTCAG ATAATCTGACCCTTTCTTCCCCCTCGCCAAGTGCTCCCGCCAGCCCGTCCACCATCAAGGTCACATACAAGGTCACGGATGACGTCAATAACAGCTTTGCTGACTCCATCGTCGTCTCGGTACCTAAGCGCTCCTACTTCTTGAAGGTGATGGAGGCAGCCCAAGAACAGGACAAGACTAGGTTTGG CTTCACCCTGAAATCCAGTTACTGGGGCCCATATGTCAACTCGGTGAGGGGCCTACAAGGAAACGGTGAACAGAGAGTCTACTGGAAGCTTTGGAGTGGAAACAAACCTCTGGACCTAG GAGTTATGAACTACAGGGTCTCTGATGGAGAGATCCTGGAAGTCAGATTCTCCAGGTTCTGA